The Methylomonas koyamae genome has a segment encoding these proteins:
- a CDS encoding Bax inhibitor-1/YccA family protein, with protein sequence MRLSTATTRSEAGVLATNKVLRNTYLLLAMTLLFSAATAGLSMALNLPHPGMIVSMVGYFGLLFLTTRFSNSAWGLLWVFALTGFMGMTLGPILNMYLNAFSNGHQLIMTALGGTGVIFLGLSGYALTTRKDFSFMAGFLMVGVLVAFFAGLAAVLFSVPALSLAVSAMFILLMSGMILFQTSEIIHGGETNYILATVSLYVSIYNLFVSLLQILGVFGGDD encoded by the coding sequence ATGAGATTATCAACTGCAACCACCCGATCGGAAGCCGGGGTACTGGCGACCAATAAGGTTTTGAGAAACACTTACTTGTTGTTGGCGATGACGCTGTTGTTCAGCGCGGCGACTGCCGGCTTGTCCATGGCATTGAATCTGCCGCATCCAGGCATGATCGTCAGCATGGTGGGTTATTTCGGTTTGCTGTTTTTAACCACCCGTTTCAGCAACAGCGCCTGGGGCTTGTTGTGGGTATTTGCCTTGACCGGTTTCATGGGCATGACCCTGGGCCCGATCTTGAACATGTATCTGAATGCCTTCAGCAACGGCCATCAATTGATCATGACCGCGCTGGGCGGTACCGGCGTGATTTTCCTCGGTTTGTCCGGCTACGCCTTGACCACCCGTAAGGATTTCAGCTTCATGGCCGGCTTCCTGATGGTCGGCGTGTTGGTCGCGTTCTTCGCCGGTTTGGCTGCGGTCCTGTTCTCGGTGCCGGCCTTGTCGTTGGCGGTATCGGCCATGTTCATCCTGTTGATGTCCGGCATGATCCTGTTCCAAACCAGTGAGATCATTCACGGCGGCGAAACCAACTACATTTTGGCCACGGTATCGTTGTACGTATCGATCTACAACTTGTTCGTCAGCTTGCTGCAAATCCTGGGCGTGTTCGGCGGCGACGATTGA
- a CDS encoding M48 family metallopeptidase, translated as MNAPSYTLRRSSRAKHTRIVVKAGQIEVVAPPKVSERNIHSFVLAQRDWIESALRRVAAKTREVPALAPASYHDGVAIPYLGRQLPLRIETTRNKTPRLDLHDDAWFCAKLPAGIDAGQHSELVRQTLIRWMKSQARQHAQLFIDRHAPRHGLYPRSIRIKTQKSRWGSCGPDNDINLNWLLLLAPPAALEYVVVHELCHIRHKNHSAAFWDLVAEHLPDFRQRRLWLKQHGASLMQGL; from the coding sequence TTGAACGCCCCAAGTTATACCCTACGCCGCAGCAGCCGCGCCAAACATACCCGCATCGTCGTCAAAGCCGGCCAAATCGAAGTCGTCGCCCCGCCGAAAGTTTCGGAGCGCAACATTCACAGCTTCGTGCTGGCGCAACGGGATTGGATCGAATCGGCCTTGCGCCGGGTCGCCGCGAAAACCCGCGAGGTGCCGGCGCTGGCCCCGGCCAGTTACCATGACGGTGTCGCTATCCCCTATCTCGGCCGCCAGTTGCCGCTGCGCATCGAAACCACCCGCAACAAAACCCCGCGCCTGGATTTGCACGACGACGCCTGGTTTTGCGCCAAATTGCCGGCCGGCATCGACGCCGGCCAGCACTCCGAACTGGTCCGCCAAACCTTGATCCGCTGGATGAAAAGCCAGGCCCGCCAGCATGCGCAACTGTTCATCGACCGCCATGCGCCGCGCCACGGCCTCTACCCGCGCAGCATCCGCATCAAAACCCAGAAAAGCCGCTGGGGCAGTTGCGGTCCGGACAACGATATCAATCTGAATTGGCTGTTGCTGCTGGCGCCGCCGGCGGCTTTGGAGTACGTAGTGGTACACGAGTTATGCCATATCCGCCACAAAAACCATTCCGCCGCGTTTTGGGACTTGGTCGCGGAACACTTGCCGGACTTCCGCCAGCGCCGCTTGTGGTTGAAGCAGCACGGCGCCAGTTTGATGCAAGGTTTGTGA
- a CDS encoding uracil-DNA glycosylase, translating to MEESVRLQYLEAMGIDVWVPRHPPVVTEQAVAAPVGLASQSEAHHFDVPDNEAAPTPEHPATSETAVNRQHVEPAAQTVESAAPRKSESDAFAPLPHHPKSHTDDQAWKDLQHQVAICRACSLCETRTQTVFGVGNKHADWLLIGEAPGRDEDLQGEPFVGRAGQLLNEMIRAIGLRREQVYIANMLKCRPPNNRDPQAGEVDACHGFLQRQIELIRPKLIVAVGRIAAQNLLKTQQPLSRLRGIRHELEGVPLTVVHHPAYLLRSLPEKAKAWEDLQFALSVYQSLQL from the coding sequence ATGGAAGAATCGGTTCGCTTGCAATATCTGGAGGCAATGGGCATCGATGTCTGGGTTCCCCGGCATCCGCCCGTCGTCACCGAGCAAGCGGTTGCTGCCCCTGTAGGGTTGGCATCGCAAAGCGAAGCCCACCACTTCGACGTCCCCGATAACGAAGCCGCGCCAACACCGGAACATCCGGCCACAAGCGAAACTGCCGTCAATCGCCAGCACGTCGAACCGGCAGCGCAAACCGTCGAGTCCGCCGCGCCGCGTAAATCCGAAAGCGATGCCTTCGCGCCATTGCCGCACCACCCCAAGTCCCACACCGACGACCAGGCCTGGAAAGACCTGCAACACCAAGTCGCAATCTGCCGCGCCTGCTCGCTATGCGAAACCCGTACCCAGACCGTATTCGGCGTCGGCAACAAGCATGCGGACTGGCTGCTGATCGGCGAAGCGCCTGGGCGCGACGAGGATTTGCAAGGCGAGCCTTTCGTCGGCCGCGCCGGCCAGTTGTTGAACGAAATGATCCGCGCCATCGGCCTGCGCCGCGAGCAGGTCTACATCGCCAACATGCTGAAATGCCGGCCGCCCAACAACCGCGACCCGCAGGCCGGCGAAGTCGATGCCTGCCACGGCTTTTTGCAACGCCAGATCGAACTGATCCGACCCAAGTTGATTGTGGCCGTCGGCCGCATCGCCGCGCAAAACCTGCTAAAAACCCAACAACCCTTGTCGCGGCTGCGCGGCATCCGCCACGAACTGGAAGGCGTTCCGCTGACAGTGGTACACCACCCGGCTTATCTGTTACGCTCGCTGCCGGAAAAAGCCAAGGCCTGGGAAGACCTGCAATTTGCTCTGTCCGTTTACCAATCATTACAACTATAA
- the rimI gene encoding ribosomal protein S18-alanine N-acetyltransferase: MWKLLHKLKSAMVYDADREFYSKVFPDSVEPRDLLRLRKMDHSDLPGVMAIETVNYEFPWTEGVFKDCFRAMNYTNWICEAPDETIAGYAIISVVAGEAHIMNISVNPAFQRQGVGRKMLEHLIEYARPRAETLYLEVRPSNPGAIHLYRSSGFREIGIRKNYYPAKNGKEDALMFALDLVPML; encoded by the coding sequence ATGTGGAAACTGCTACATAAACTGAAATCAGCCATGGTTTACGACGCCGACCGCGAGTTTTACTCCAAAGTATTCCCGGATTCGGTGGAACCGCGCGACCTGCTGCGCTTGCGCAAAATGGACCACTCCGACCTGCCCGGCGTGATGGCGATCGAAACCGTCAACTACGAATTTCCCTGGACGGAAGGCGTGTTCAAGGATTGCTTCCGGGCCATGAATTACACCAACTGGATTTGCGAAGCGCCCGACGAGACCATCGCCGGCTACGCAATTATTTCGGTCGTGGCCGGCGAAGCCCACATCATGAACATCAGCGTCAACCCGGCCTTTCAACGCCAGGGCGTCGGCCGCAAAATGCTGGAACATTTGATCGAATACGCCCGCCCCCGTGCCGAAACCCTTTACCTGGAAGTTCGGCCCAGCAACCCCGGCGCGATTCATCTGTACCGCAGCAGCGGCTTCCGCGAAATCGGCATCCGCAAGAATTACTATCCGGCCAAGAACGGCAAGGAAGACGCGCTCATGTTCGCGCTGGACTTGGTGCCGATGCTTTGA
- a CDS encoding transglutaminase-like cysteine peptidase — protein sequence MPAVNTGRSHLAALAVFAASLCCGIALAGSLLFDRELLDKVGTKYGAAARQRFADWQNLIETGKDWPDAEKLRQVNNFFNRNVDFVDDIVLWNKVDYWATPTEFLAKGAGDCEDYSIAKYFTLVEMGVDESKLRITYVKALELNQAHMVLTYFESMRAPPLVLDNLKPAILPATQRSDLQPVYSFNGTGLWLAKSRGSGQHVGGSDRLSLWTELKSRMLESPF from the coding sequence GTGCCAGCCGTTAATACCGGCCGCTCCCACCTCGCCGCACTCGCCGTTTTTGCCGCCAGCCTGTGCTGCGGCATCGCCCTGGCCGGCAGCCTGTTATTCGACCGGGAATTACTGGACAAGGTCGGCACCAAATACGGCGCGGCGGCCCGGCAGCGCTTCGCCGATTGGCAGAATCTGATCGAAACCGGCAAAGACTGGCCGGACGCCGAGAAACTGCGCCAGGTCAACAATTTCTTCAACCGTAACGTCGACTTCGTCGACGATATCGTGCTGTGGAACAAAGTCGATTATTGGGCGACACCGACCGAATTTCTGGCCAAGGGCGCCGGCGATTGCGAGGACTACTCGATCGCCAAATATTTCACGCTGGTGGAAATGGGCGTCGACGAAAGCAAGCTGCGCATCACCTACGTCAAGGCCTTGGAACTGAACCAGGCCCACATGGTATTGACCTACTTCGAATCGATGCGCGCGCCGCCGTTGGTACTGGACAACCTGAAGCCGGCGATACTGCCGGCTACCCAACGCAGCGACCTGCAACCGGTCTACAGCTTCAACGGTACCGGTTTGTGGCTTGCCAAAAGCCGGGGTTCCGGGCAACATGTCGGCGGTTCGGACCGGTTAAGTCTGTGGACCGAGCTAAAATCGAGAATGTTGGAATCGCCTTTTTGA
- a CDS encoding retropepsin-like aspartic protease family protein, protein MGIEDRDYYREKLRNQARQQSAPPARADSAGALRYLLMPLAALAGLWYGADALLAKQAAAKHPLPEVLLSAADGSGRPAGTVRIKADRQGHFRGTLSINNVPMPFMIDTGATKTSIPEKYARAAGLPVGGAVQAETAGGRVTDHQTRIASLKLGNLELRNLDAHINRHLDEVLVGMNTLKYFRIEQNGDSLVLMAAGVS, encoded by the coding sequence ATGGGAATCGAAGATCGGGATTATTACCGGGAGAAGCTGCGCAACCAGGCCCGGCAACAATCTGCGCCGCCGGCCAGAGCCGATTCGGCAGGGGCATTGCGTTATCTGCTGATGCCGTTGGCGGCTTTGGCCGGGCTGTGGTACGGCGCGGACGCCTTGCTGGCAAAGCAAGCCGCTGCCAAACATCCGCTACCGGAAGTCTTATTGTCCGCGGCGGACGGCAGCGGCAGACCGGCCGGTACCGTAAGAATCAAGGCCGACCGCCAAGGCCATTTTCGCGGTACTTTATCGATCAATAATGTGCCGATGCCGTTCATGATCGATACCGGCGCCACCAAAACCTCGATTCCGGAAAAATACGCGCGTGCTGCCGGTTTGCCCGTCGGCGGCGCGGTGCAAGCCGAGACCGCAGGCGGCCGCGTCACCGACCACCAAACCCGCATCGCCAGCCTGAAGCTAGGCAACCTGGAACTGCGCAATCTGGACGCCCATATCAACCGCCATTTGGATGAAGTGCTGGTCGGCATGAATACCTTGAAATATTTTCGAATCGAGCAGAACGGGGATTCTTTGGTGTTGATGGCGGCAGGGGTGTCGTAA
- a CDS encoding YqiA/YcfP family alpha/beta fold hydrolase encodes MKRAIVYLHGFNSASLDSHGKLLTAKEKLAVLQAFCTERGVLLYAPNLDYRDFQGLIEDLLFEWNQLLDQGYDVVFMGSSMGGFSSEYLAYKTGARAIMINPAVKPSAVLPQFIGVTANFETGAPYDWQQSHCDQYAKFEQELAGSRQKLDLTLLLDLGDELLDSAATRDLYQVKARVACFPGGSHGFEHMREALPLVERVLFGEEDNPVSRLN; translated from the coding sequence ATGAAACGAGCCATCGTCTACCTGCACGGCTTCAACTCGGCGTCGCTGGATTCGCACGGCAAACTATTGACCGCCAAAGAAAAACTGGCCGTGCTGCAAGCCTTTTGCACCGAACGCGGCGTACTGCTGTACGCACCGAATCTGGATTACCGCGACTTCCAAGGCCTGATCGAAGACCTGTTATTCGAATGGAACCAACTGCTGGACCAAGGCTACGACGTGGTATTCATGGGCTCGTCGATGGGCGGCTTCAGCAGCGAATACCTGGCCTATAAAACCGGGGCCAGGGCCATCATGATCAACCCCGCCGTCAAACCCAGTGCCGTGCTGCCGCAGTTCATCGGCGTCACCGCCAATTTCGAAACCGGCGCCCCCTACGACTGGCAGCAAAGCCACTGCGACCAATATGCCAAATTCGAGCAAGAACTGGCTGGAAGCCGGCAAAAACTGGATTTGACGCTGCTACTGGACCTCGGCGACGAGCTGCTGGACTCGGCCGCCACCCGCGATTTGTACCAAGTCAAAGCCCGCGTCGCCTGCTTCCCCGGCGGCTCGCACGGCTTCGAACACATGCGCGAGGCCTTGCCGTTGGTTGAGCGGGTGTTGTTTGGCGAAGAAGACAATCCTGTTTCCAGGTTGAATTGA
- a CDS encoding bifunctional diguanylate cyclase/phosphodiesterase encodes MSLSKQLLILISALFLMIFSVNFALSVNNIKDYLEGEAKNHAQDTATSLGLSLSPYMTNDKDPVIETMMKAIFDMGYYKEIRLVDADNKELVELVSDKAVAGVPDWFMDLLPMTSATAESEISSGWNLSGVIYVTVNSGYGYLKLYEQAKSGFYYSLAAFLISIGLLALTLRFTLASLSRIDQLARQISDGQFDSIAELPWTREVRNVALSMNTMSQKIKTTIAGLHGKLDSMGASLLRDDLTGLYKKSVFETDIKQLALEEAEAFILLIKIDGLLELVKELDSDAIDGFIKAFATTLEQVAAAAGNDTGKAYRFYGAEFALLVKTGDRNQIELLAKTLSNRFSELGEQYQKADLAHIGVVPFNPLTTSDSMLEAAHEAYEQAHLIGANSYFIRSSDNFARDIATWKELVFDCVDNNAYSLWYIGPIHGMKNGELMMEEAFIQVHDKQGDLVAIGPFISIAEKFAKIVDLDKGVIGMVIEHILQSHVEHAIAVNVSTRTIKNSDFRVWLEKLIQRNAAAAKYLVFSLSAYAVVKDIEAYQAFIEVVHQCGARVMIKRFETQSMSAELVKQLKPDYIRLARDIGNGIAESTQTLAFVQTIAEMAALLDISILAENVQADSDFAALRGIGIAGASR; translated from the coding sequence ATGTCGTTATCCAAACAATTGCTAATTCTGATCTCGGCTCTGTTTCTGATGATTTTCAGCGTCAACTTCGCCCTCAGCGTCAATAACATCAAGGATTATTTGGAAGGCGAAGCCAAGAACCACGCGCAGGATACTGCGACCTCGCTGGGCCTGTCGCTGAGCCCGTACATGACCAACGACAAGGACCCGGTCATAGAAACCATGATGAAGGCGATTTTCGACATGGGCTATTACAAGGAAATTCGTTTGGTCGACGCCGACAATAAGGAACTGGTGGAGCTGGTCAGCGACAAGGCGGTGGCAGGCGTGCCGGACTGGTTCATGGATCTGCTGCCGATGACCTCGGCCACCGCCGAAAGCGAAATCAGCTCCGGCTGGAATCTGAGCGGCGTGATCTACGTTACCGTCAATTCCGGCTACGGCTATCTAAAGCTCTACGAACAGGCCAAATCCGGCTTTTATTATTCGCTGGCGGCATTCCTGATTTCGATAGGCCTGCTGGCGTTGACCTTGCGCTTTACGTTGGCCTCGCTGTCGCGGATCGACCAACTGGCCCGGCAGATCAGCGACGGTCAATTCGACAGCATCGCCGAACTGCCCTGGACCCGCGAAGTGCGTAACGTGGCGCTGTCGATGAACACCATGTCGCAGAAGATCAAAACCACCATCGCCGGCCTGCACGGCAAGCTGGACAGCATGGGCGCCAGTCTGTTGCGCGACGATCTGACCGGACTCTACAAAAAATCGGTGTTCGAGACCGACATCAAGCAATTGGCCTTGGAAGAAGCCGAGGCGTTTATCCTGTTGATCAAAATCGACGGTTTGCTGGAGCTGGTCAAAGAGTTGGACAGCGATGCCATCGACGGCTTCATCAAAGCCTTCGCCACGACGCTGGAGCAAGTCGCCGCCGCAGCCGGCAACGATACCGGCAAGGCCTACCGCTTCTACGGCGCCGAATTCGCGCTGCTGGTGAAAACCGGGGACCGAAACCAGATCGAGTTGTTGGCCAAAACCCTGAGCAACCGCTTCAGCGAACTGGGCGAGCAATACCAAAAGGCCGACTTGGCCCACATCGGCGTGGTGCCGTTCAACCCGCTGACCACCAGCGACAGCATGCTGGAAGCGGCGCACGAGGCCTACGAACAAGCCCATTTGATCGGCGCCAACAGTTATTTCATCCGCAGCAGCGACAATTTCGCCCGCGACATCGCCACCTGGAAGGAACTGGTGTTCGATTGCGTGGATAACAATGCCTATTCGCTGTGGTACATCGGCCCGATCCACGGCATGAAAAACGGGGAACTGATGATGGAGGAAGCCTTCATTCAAGTCCACGACAAACAAGGCGACCTGGTGGCAATCGGCCCGTTCATTTCGATTGCCGAAAAGTTCGCCAAAATCGTCGATCTGGACAAAGGCGTAATCGGCATGGTGATCGAGCATATTCTGCAAAGCCACGTCGAGCATGCGATTGCCGTCAACGTCTCGACCCGCACCATCAAGAACAGCGATTTCCGGGTCTGGCTGGAAAAACTGATTCAACGCAACGCCGCCGCGGCGAAATACTTGGTGTTCAGTTTGTCGGCCTACGCCGTGGTCAAGGACATCGAGGCCTACCAAGCCTTCATCGAGGTGGTGCACCAGTGCGGCGCCAGAGTCATGATCAAACGCTTCGAAACCCAATCGATGTCGGCCGAGTTGGTCAAACAACTGAAACCGGACTACATCCGCCTGGCGCGCGACATCGGCAACGGCATCGCCGAATCGACGCAAACCCTCGCCTTCGTGCAGACCATCGCCGAAATGGCGGCCTTGCTGGACATTTCGATACTGGCGGAAAACGTGCAAGCCGATTCCGACTTTGCCGCCTTGCGCGGCATAGGCATCGCCGGTGCCAGCCGTTAA
- a CDS encoding group II truncated hemoglobin — protein MSTTPYDLIGGETGIRRLVDKFYFYMDILPQAKGIRAMHAPNLASAKDKLFKFLSGWLGGPNLFIEEFGHPMLRARHFPFAIGEAERDQWMLCMNKALDEVTMDARLRENIRNALQQLATHMINQETTES, from the coding sequence ATGAGCACGACGCCCTACGACTTGATCGGCGGCGAAACCGGCATCAGACGGCTGGTGGACAAATTCTACTTTTATATGGATATCCTGCCGCAGGCCAAGGGCATCCGCGCCATGCACGCGCCCAATCTGGCGTCGGCGAAAGACAAACTGTTCAAATTTCTGTCGGGCTGGTTGGGCGGCCCCAATCTGTTTATCGAAGAATTCGGCCATCCGATGCTGCGCGCCCGCCATTTCCCGTTCGCCATCGGCGAAGCGGAACGCGACCAGTGGATGTTGTGCATGAACAAGGCACTGGACGAAGTCACGATGGATGCGCGGCTACGCGAGAACATCCGCAACGCCTTGCAGCAATTGGCTACGCATATGATCAATCAAGAAACCACGGAAAGCTAA
- a CDS encoding sugar phosphate isomerase/epimerase family protein, which yields MAFPKRLEYGGHALVWSGDWSAVGARKAIAGAARAGYDYIEIALLDPWQIDVALTKDLLQEYNLRAHASLGLSAATDVTSTDPAIVAKGDELLRKATDVLYALGGSELCGVIYCALGKYPGPASPENRANSVAAMQRLADYAADKGINIDLEVVNRYETNIMNTGLEGLAFLDEVNRPNAFLHLDTYHMNIEEDGMAKSVLAAGDRLGYVHIGESHRGYLGTGNVDFASFFAALKQIDYRGPITFESFSSEIVDPKLSNTLCVWRNLWHDSDDLAGKALEFIKQRY from the coding sequence ATGGCATTCCCCAAACGTTTGGAATACGGCGGCCACGCCCTGGTCTGGTCCGGCGACTGGTCCGCCGTAGGCGCCCGCAAAGCCATCGCCGGCGCCGCCCGCGCCGGTTACGACTACATCGAAATCGCCCTGCTCGACCCGTGGCAAATCGACGTCGCCCTGACCAAGGATTTGTTGCAGGAATACAATCTGCGCGCTCACGCCTCGCTGGGTTTGTCGGCCGCCACCGACGTCACCAGCACCGACCCGGCCATCGTTGCCAAAGGCGACGAACTGCTGCGCAAGGCCACCGACGTACTTTACGCCCTTGGCGGCAGCGAGCTGTGCGGCGTGATTTATTGCGCGCTGGGCAAATACCCCGGCCCGGCGTCCCCGGAAAACCGCGCCAATTCGGTGGCGGCGATGCAGCGTCTGGCCGACTATGCCGCCGACAAAGGCATCAACATCGATCTGGAAGTGGTCAACCGCTACGAAACCAACATCATGAACACCGGCTTGGAAGGTCTGGCCTTCCTGGACGAGGTCAACCGACCCAACGCCTTCCTGCATCTGGATACCTACCACATGAACATCGAGGAAGACGGCATGGCCAAGTCGGTATTGGCCGCCGGCGACCGGCTCGGATACGTCCATATCGGCGAAAGCCACCGCGGCTACCTGGGTACCGGCAATGTCGATTTCGCCAGCTTCTTCGCCGCCCTGAAACAAATCGATTACCGCGGCCCGATCACCTTCGAATCGTTTTCGTCGGAAATCGTCGATCCCAAACTGTCCAACACCCTCTGCGTCTGGCGCAACCTGTGGCACGACTCCGACGATCTGGCCGGCAAAGCGCTGGAATTCATCAAACAACGCTATTAA